In Gouania willdenowi chromosome 24, fGouWil2.1, whole genome shotgun sequence, a single window of DNA contains:
- the ora6 gene encoding uncharacterized protein ora6 produces the protein MIDYSVHLLALRIFVSCIGLVGNVMLLLFIFGTRLSHIKTYEMFLMGLAVSNLEEIITINVYDLLIHQASYTIDRWSCHFLKFLTVFGENTSILFTVLISIFRYQKLRNATKRVSLTISMDSIRSAWMLSGICVILSVLVSLPIFFIDPQDSSRNMTRNDSSCSPDFFQCSNNDCPFLNRSYKVIFITVCHLLPLVIVTFTGCLILNVLLGQRKMVTPVASVSGSSSFSKTFIDPRIQRSTAAVLAAMGLFQVDWTLYSILQLNFSPIDVPIWAEVEFFISISYTSFSPYVYGVGSNLFTFRNLIKK, from the coding sequence ATGATTGATTATTCAGTTCACCTACTGGCCTTGAGAATCTTTGTTTCTTGCATTGGATTAGTGGGTAATGTAATGCTTCTACTTTTCATCTTTGGAACTAGATTATCCCATATTAAAACATATGAGATGTTTCTCATGGGGTTAGCTGTGTCCAATTTAGAGGAAATTATCACCATCAACGTTTATGATTTGCTCATCCATCAGGCTTCCTACACTATTGACCGTTGGTCATGTCACTTCCTGAAGTTTTTGACAGTCTTTGGTGAAAATACCAGCATCCTCTTCACTGTCCTCATCAGCATCTTCCGATACCAGAAGTTGAGGAATGCCACCAAGAGGGTGAGCCTGACCATTTCCATGGACAGCATTAGATCAGCCTGGATGCTGAGTGGGATTTGTGTAATCCTCTCTGTGCTTGTCAGTCTCCCCATTTTCTTCATCGACCCTCAAGACTCTTCGAGGAACATGACAAGAAACGATAGCAGCTGTTCACCAGACTTTTTTCAGTGCAGTAACAATGACTGTCCATTCCTAAACCGTTCATACAAGGTAATCTTTATCACCGTGTGCCACCTGTTACCTTTAGTCATTGTCACGTTCACGGGATGCCTCATCCTGAATGTGCTACTGGGGCAGAGGAAGATGGTAACACCAGTTGCTAGCGTGAGTGGGTCAAGTAGTTTCAGCAAGACTTTTATAGATCCAAGGATCCAGCGAAGCACTGCTGCTGTACTCGCAGCTATGGGACTGTTTCAAGTAGACTGGACTCTTTACTCAATCTTGCAACTGAACTTTAGTCCAATCGATGTCCCTATTTGGGCCGAAGTTGAGTTCTTCATTTCAATTTCCTACACATCTTTTAGTCCGTATGTTTATGGCGTAGGAAGTAACCTGTTTACTTTTAGGAACCTAATAAAGAAGTAG